The genomic region GACATTGATAATCCACGATTGTGGTTCTATGACGATGATAACGGCACATGGAAATTCATAGGCGTAGCGAACGCATCGCTTGTTCTTAAAGATGGTCAAATATTCGGCTGGGCACCTCCGGGAATAGACCTTAGCGACCCGAATCTGCTGTTGATACCGAAGCCTGATTTTATACCGGTTGCGATGGCTATGCCGCCCACTTTGTATTTCGGCAGGCAGATACCTGTGAAAATCACGATTGAGAATCACGGACTTGAGAGCAATGAGACGGAAGTGGCGTTGAAAGTGCGAGTGAAAGGAGTGGAAGGCGAAGAATCATGGTGCACTGAAGACTCTGGCAGTGTTTTCGTACCCGCTCATGGCAATGCAACGCTCACACTCAAATGGCTCGCAAGAGAGCCGGGATGGCATGATATCCTCGTTGCCACTGACCCGAAGAACAGGTGCAACGAGATTGATGAGACGAACAACAACATGACCGATGAGCGAGAGGTCATTAAAGGCACTGTGATAGATGTGCCCCGTGATTTCCCCACGGTAAGAGAGGCGGTGGAGGATGCTGCGCCCGATACCGTGATCTATGTGCACGAGGGGAAGTATAGCGGATTCCGTGTCATCAACAAGCAGAACATCTCGATTATAGGTGACGGGTGGGGGACCGATATAAACGGAAGCGTTACCATTGAAAACTCAAGTGAAATTTTAATCAACGACTTAACAATCCATGTTTCTCCTGGGAGGCTAAATATGGATAGAGTCTGCCGGGTGATTCACATCGTAAACTCCACGAACGTAACGATAGATAACTGTAAGATATACTCAACTGGTCAGACCATGATAAAACTCCTGAACTCGTCTCACTGCTGCATCTCGGATTCTCTCATATATTCCACTGGTGGTGATTTTACATTATTCGAACCTGAAGAGGGCATAAATTGTTTATTTTCTATGTTTGATAGGTCGGGGCCGCTCACAAATAATCCTGCTCTCTATATCTCCAAAAATTCAAATAACAACACAATCTTTGAGAACACGATATGCAGGATTTTCGAGGGGCTAAGGGTCGAGGGAGATGATAATCAGATATTGCACAACAATCTCTACCACACACAGTGGTGGAACTATCCTCTTAGCGCACAGAATAGTACCAGCAAGGCGAGCACCGCCTCTGATGCCGGGAAGAGAAACAGATGGGACTATAACTACTGGGGTAGATACTGCGTATATCGGGCATGGCTTAATACGGGACCGGATGAGGTACCTGAGCGTGTTTGTGTCGAGGACGATATATGCTTCACAAGCTTAGTTTGGACAGGGGGAGGAAGGGAATCTAGTGCTTCTGGTATTTGTAACTATTGGGCAGATACATGGGCAAGATGCTACGGGAAGAATGATATAGAGGGCGATGGCATTCTGGATGAGTGGTATGCGAGTCCAGACCCTGCTTATGGAAACCCTGTGGTGGACCATTATCCATTGATTGAGCCTTATGGCGTGGATATGGATGCGAGTGTGGAGAGCTTCACCATTCCGAACAGGATTTACGCCGGCTGGAACAATACAGTGTATGTGATGCTGAAGCGAGTGACGAAGGATATCATGCCGAGACGGTTCAATGTGACGCTGTATTATGCAAGTAAAGAAGATGGAGAATGGCATGAAATAGCGAATAAAAGCATTCAGATGGACGGGTTCTTAAACGAGAAGGTACTTCGCACCTACTTGCCTTTCCGCTGGACGCCGGAAGAAACGGGCGAATACCGGTTAAAAGCGAATGTCACAACTGAGATAACGGACATAAACGAAACGAACAACGAGCTCACTGCTAAGGTAAAGGTTTATGAGCCTCCGTTTGAATTAGGCGGTGTGTCCGCAGAAGTGAGACCATCAACGGATAAGCTCTCTCCGCCGTTCTGCGTGATGGCTGTATATTCGCAGGGCAAAGACCCGCATCATGCAGGTGAAACACGACATTATAATTCATGGAGTAAAGAATGGAAGACCACGCCGGGCTGGTTCGAGGAGAGAATGCGGGATTGGTTAAGGGACTGCTTCAGGTATGGCACCACGATTTCGCTCCGTAATGCAGGCGAATGGTCTGCGTGGACACTCGGAATTATCGCATCCGGCGAGAACCCGATGGATTTCGGTGGAATAAACTGTGAAGGTATGATTAAGAAGTATTATAACGGCGAGAATATGGGAACTGAAGAAGTTGAAGATGTGGCATGGGAGGATGCACTCACACTGCTCGCACTTGCGTCCACAGGCACAGGCGAATACGAGCGGGAGATGGTAGATGCGGTCACCAACGACCTTTTGAAGAGGCAGAATGAAGATAGCTCATGGAACTTCACTTATGTATCCAATGGCAGGGCGAGTGACACCGCAATCGTGATACAGGCACTCATTGCATCCGGTAATAATTCAGATGCGATATCAAAAGCGATAAAGAGCGGTTTGAACTACCTTAAAGGCGTTCAAAATGCTGATGGCAGTTTCCCTCGCTTTGAGAACGATTCTTCAGTAATTGCAACTGCTAATGTCGTGCAGGCGTTTGTTGCAGGGGGTCGCGAACCCCCGGCGGGAGCAGTGGAATATTTGAAGAAGAAGCAGCAGCAGAAAGAATATGAAGAGTTCTTATTTCCTGTGCTGTATGCCACTGCATACAAAGAAGAATTGAGCAACGGAACAGTGCCGGAGAATTTACGCATGGTGTTCATGAAATACGAGCATGGCGAGTATGAGCTCTCGCCCAATGTCACTGTTTCAGTCAGCGAATCGAATACAAGCTGGACCATACTGGATAAAGACCACAGTAAGGAATACCTGTTAAGGATTGCGGATGATGCCGAATTTGGTGAATATCTTCGTGTTTACCTGTTAAAGGAGGATTTGAATGCGATGGAGCAGGCAGCCAGGATAACAGCAGTCTATGGACAGCCGTATCCGGTAGCGTTTCAGGTATTGCGTGAGCGTCCGCAGGTGGATTTGAAGCCTGTTCGTTTGGACCCACCTGCTCGTGCATACGTGCATACGAACTGCACGGTCACCAGTATAATACGTAACAACGGCGGTGTATTCAATGTCTCGCTACTCGTGGATGGCAATCCTGTTGTGACGAAGCGAACATATTCGGTGTGGTCAAAAGGCGGAACAGAAGTGTCGTTCACATGGCGTCCTGAAGAACCGGGAAGGCACAATCTCACCGTTTACTGCGACTATTTCAACGAGATTAGCGAGAGTGACGAGACGAACAACGCACTAACTATGTTTGTTGATGTGAAGAAGCCGGATTTGAAGCCATATAAGATTAAAGCGAGGACGAACTTAGTGAATATGACAAATATCGTTGATGTTTATATCAGGGGAACAACGGATGAGGCGTTCAATGTTGCCTTTTTCGAAGATGATAAGCTCATTGATAAGAAGCGAGTGAGCGGAATCTCGGGGGAAGCGGAACTCAACTTCTCATGGAAGCCGAGAGAAGAAGGATTGCATACGCTCTCTGTTAAGGTTGATTGTGATGATGAGGTGGAAGAATCGGATGAGGGAAACAACTTTAAATCGGTTATGGTGTGGGCAGGTCTTCCTGATTTGTTTGTAAGTCTGGAGAGAGTGGAAGTGCCAGTGCTGTATTCAAATGCTACGAATCCCATATTTGTGGATGCCGGCGGAATAGCCCCGGCATTTAATGTCTCGCTGTTCGTGAACGGCACACTCGTGGACACGCAGAGATTGATCGCAGAAAGTGCGGAAGAGAAGCTGAACACGACACTGCACTGGAAACCCAATCGAACGGGTAGGTATGAACTCCGTGTTTTTGTTGATTCCGGTAACGAAGTCTCGGAACGAGACGAACAGAACAATAATGTGACCATACAGAAAGAGGTGGTGCTGCCTGACCTGATTCCTGTTGCAGCGAATACGCCACCACATCTGTTCTACAACGAATCCAACCGTGTAAGGGTGAACATAAGTGGGGCGGGGGACGATTTCAATGTCACACTGCTCGTAAGTGGAGGTCATTGCCCGGATACTGACGAGAATTGCACGCTGAATGAGAGCGAGAGCGAAGTAATAGGCAAGAAGAATATATCGTTCTACGGTAACACATCGGTGAGTTTCACATGGAAGCCAGAGCGTGTGGGCAAGTGCAACCTGACGGTGCTTGTTGACCCTGACGACGACCTTTACGAAGCGAATGAGACGAACAACAACATGACGCGGAAAGTGCGGGTGTATGAGCGAATACCAGTGGAGATAATTGCGCCAGGAGGTGGCGAAACCTGGAAAGGCACGAAAGAGATAAGATGGAACGCATCGTTCAGAAAGCCAGTCAGCATAGACATCTGGTATAGCCCGAACAGAGGCAAAAAATGGGTTGTCATCGCTCAGAATACGGAAAACGACGGCGTATTCGCATGGGACACGAAAACTGTTGCGGACGGCTACGATTACAGCATAAAAATAGAAGCGTATGCGGAAGACGCTTATGGCGAAGCAAAGTCCAATCTGTTCACAATCTCAAACAGAGGAACAGAGAAATCATGGAAGGGATTCCACGCGAATGCAGGATTCGCACTGTCTACGACCCCCAACGCGCCCGATTTGCTATGGACAAGCCCTAATATAGGAGCTGTTCCCTCTTCTTCGCTCATTATCGCGAACGGAAAGATATACGTGCTCTGCACCGACGGCAGGAAGGGCTGGGTAACATGTCTTGATGAAGATACCGGTAATACTGAATGGAAATCGAATCCAAGAGGTGAGTGGGGCGAAATGTCATGGGCAACACCGGCATACTACAACGGTAAGATATACGTACCGATGAGAGGCACTATTACTGTTTGGGTTCAGCATCAGGATTCTATGGTTGCTAATCCGTATTCAGTCGGTGCGGTTGCACTTCACGAGATAGACGCAGCATCTGGAGATGCAAACGTCTATTATTATCCAGGAGGAACGAAAGAGACGGTGAACGCAGTGAATGGAGGTGCTCTCGCAGCTTACGACACCGTGTTCTTCAATACATATAATAATCGTACGTACTACAAAGTGGGTTCTGAACACAAATTCACGGGTGAGGATATCGTCTCGCTGGCTAAGGTCAATAAAGGTGGGAATTACCTATTCCGGTTACAGGATGATACTGGAAGACCAATCGCCGTTGAAGATTGGGATAGGGGTGGAGGATATGACTGGGCGTTCCGTGTGGATGAAGCATATGCAATGTCAACGCCTGGAGCGGGATACGGCAATATATACGTCGGTGGCGGGAATATGGGCTTTAACAGTGGCAAGCTATATTGTGTTAACGAGGCGACAGGCAAGCGCAATTGGAAACGAAGCTACCCTGCGAGTGTTTTCTGCTCGCCAACAGTCGTCGGTGGAAACGTCTATATCACCACTTACGGCTCGAGTGCTGCCACTTCCGGCGTGTATGCGGTGGATGCGATGAATGGCGAACGTGTGTGGGACCATCGCTGGAAAACGGGTGAACGCCCGAGCGATTCAACGCCCGCTTATGCTCCTTTCGATGACGGGTATGTCTATGTAGCAGGCGGTGGTGGTAGAACCCTTAAGGATACTTTTGTCGCCTGTCTCGATGCTACAAACGGTAACCTGAAATGGGATGTGCATACTAAAGTAGACAAAAAAGGATTACTACATTATATCGGCTACTGGACGAACTCGCCGGTCGTATCCATAGATAGGAAAGTATTTGTAGGCGAGCCTGTGGGTGGGAGTATGTCATTTGAATATCAGGGGCTGTGGTGTCTTGGTGCCCTGACGGGTAAGGAGATATGGCACACCGAATACGGCGGTTCAACGGTTGCGATTGCGAACGGCAGAGTCTACACCAGCGGAGGAGGCAGGGTCTTCGCTTACGGTCCTGAGCACCTGCCCGACCTCGTTGTTGAAAGTATAGAAACGCTGGAAGACCATGACCATGGCAGGAAGATATATGCTGGTGTGCCCACACCGATAAATGTGACAATTAAGAACATAGGCGAAGGAGATGCAAATGGCACTTTCTCTCTGAGTTTGCAATACGGTGAGGGGGAAATAGATGATAAAGAGGTGGATTCGCTAAAGAAAGATGAGGTAAAGACAGTAGAATTCTGGTGGACGCCGCCTGTGGTGTCACAACCGCGGAATTACACGTTGCAGGCGGAAGTGAATGCGAATAAGGGCGTGAATGAAGCCGACCTGACGAACAATCGCAAATCAACCGAAGTGACGGTCTACCCACAGCCGCCAGATATTGAATTAGTGAAGATAGATGCACCTTCGCGGGCGGAAGTTGGCGAATCCTGCAGTATAAGGGTGGAGGTGCGGAACAACGGCGCAG from Methanophagales archaeon harbors:
- a CDS encoding DUF2341 domain-containing protein, with amino-acid sequence NTDLGFFAANNWWNYNVSILVDNVRLRKCAGADREPFVDLGLAELASTNITPRFRNLYAVFPNQIYVNVTNNGTADARNFLVFLNASYSDEEGNVKTQSLSKHITLSHKNATTLVFIWKPPQEGNYSLSVRVDTENCVEETNETNNVVEREVYVNPPTKWWGFAFKENVSVKPISGQGKSIKNATATVLLTLDPSIFDYSKMNPDGSDLRIKDENGTDLPLWIENWNTSSESRIWFRTDVPASGKTVYLCYGNCSASSESNASAVSTFFEDWEEGGASLERWGWNFTKDETQKRIEEGFAVYGNHSLYLSSGSSSDHGCYCAGYREVAIHNSNPVFSAWIYPESLHDISSSLEYIIDVNVSGEIYHLRYGVFRYLLPDSSSNLYFPILFSADRQWHHIYRNLRDDLLLKGVNTTGEISVDKIRVRAYCSRADSEADWSAGGYFDGIAILSPGPAIADIGNASISAGFVWAPKGYHAKSYSPLIVRVRNDGTADARNLSILLAIKDENSTQIMQRKSCFVPHKSSRTFTFGWMPVHEGNYTVNVSVEIDGEIEASNKTEMHVYPELEWKYNEPIELRCVGNLSDVAVPIILKRSIFDYTKANPDGSDIRIKDDNGTDLPLWIENWNNSSESLVWTRLHINYSRTVYLWYGCENATTASNASAVASFFEDWNGYEDYGDCTYAWSVKGWRLKPHNANGFVRACNNTLNINVSSGMIDIYRDLHINSDAPVLSARLKVDNGTSKAFVSVEVNIAGKTYNLSYGNVSGEEFDFNIVPADSEWHHIHRNLRDDLEERGVAVHGDIDIEVKQVLLQVEDTGDAYFDDIAILNSNSRLRTGSMQRPDLSIRFVDVPADVRLNRTVPITVEVLNFGQNASEFNVSLYDNGEVVDNLTLEGIKSMENATCMFNWTPLSLGTHKLEAFADSGGAIEEFEEGNNNASVNVEVVAPELFISDVQMLKFANVHYCFANTSNNISIVVNNSGTAPIENESFNVSLAVNGIEKEKKRFNVSIGINESCILSFYWTPVETGNYTLSFNIDSRHEIDEVEESNNTFTLNVSVFEQSDIVIERVKVHKERYAGFMNPVYVHVRNKGGIGVSFNISFNATLVSTGAGSGAGAGAVVESEMIEKRVCDLRANATEEVEFKWVPSQPGNYTLSIAVDARNEIAEQNETNNLWGGMYEVNETDIIPPGPLVVTGDVSYEDGRPCSNASFSINLTLNKTEFSAKKNDSTYLAVFNLTVPTDIRYDRMLNVFAEDYGGVHNNTIINIGDDTVGEGFLNLNVTLPLNLPDIAVTKLRVYPPPPLMLNTTCWVNATIENYGTSTNGSFNVSFKVKDERGHAIENETKRIGPLNYTDKVRVNFTWTPSAPGRFTIVVSADSDGAIKESTERNNVQEEAVKVAASDLAVDIEPPYDIFVNVSNRINVTVRNIGDADISFAWNRFEHEQEQKSINVELLVLKGDIAVFRSYGHLSELNTSESKTVAFNWKPDATGNYTLRAIVDPYDDIVEENESNNEAEMEREVFVPMDVGMLLYSGCGEPYYIKFKVIKNSTLFNATWKGCTLIGKWKEQDILVYTDNDTGNITGVADIDNPRLWFYDDDNGTWKFIGVANASLVLKDGQIFGWAPPGIDLSDPNLLLIPKPDFIPVAMAMPPTLYFGRQIPVKITIENHGLESNETEVALKVRVKGVEGEESWCTEDSGSVFVPAHGNATLTLKWLAREPGWHDILVATDPKNRCNEIDETNNNMTDEREVIKGTVIDVPRDFPTVREAVEDAAPDTVIYVHEGKYSGFRVINKQNISIIGDGWGTDINGSVTIENSSEILINDLTIHVSPGRLNMDRVCRVIHIVNSTNVTIDNCKIYSTGQTMIKLLNSSHCCISDSLIYSTGGDFTLFEPEEGINCLFSMFDRSGPLTNNPALYISKNSNNNTIFENTICRIFEGLRVEGDDNQILHNNLYHTQWWNYPLSAQNSTSKASTASDAGKRNRWDYNYWGRYCVYRAWLNTGPDEVPERVCVEDDICFTSLVWTGGGRESSASGICNYWADTWARCYGKNDIEGDGILDEWYASPDPAYGNPVVDHYPLIEPYGVDMDASVESFTIPNRIYAGWNNTVYVMLKRVTKDIMPRRFNVTLYYASKEDGEWHEIANKSIQMDGFLNEKVLRTYLPFRWTPEETGEYRLKANVTTEITDINETNNELTAKVKVYEPPFELGGVSAEVRPSTDKLSPPFCVMAVYSQGKDPHHAGETRHYNSWSKEWKTTPGWFEERMRDWLRDCFRYGTTISLRNAGEWSAWTLGIIASGENPMDFGGINCEGMIKKYYNGENMGTEEVEDVAWEDALTLLALASTGTGEYEREMVDAVTNDLLKRQNEDSSWNFTYVSNGRASDTAIVIQALIASGNNSDAISKAIKSGLNYLKGVQNADGSFPRFENDSSVIATANVVQAFVAGGREPPAGAVEYLKKKQQQKEYEEFLFPVLYATAYKEELSNGTVPENLRMVFMKYEHGEYELSPNVTVSVSESNTSWTILDKDHSKEYLLRIADDAEFGEYLRVYLLKEDLNAMEQAARITAVYGQPYPVAFQVLRERPQVDLKPVRLDPPARAYVHTNCTVTSIIRNNGGVFNVSLLVDGNPVVTKRTYSVWSKGGTEVSFTWRPEEPGRHNLTVYCDYFNEISESDETNNALTMFVDVKKPDLKPYKIKARTNLVNMTNIVDVYIRGTTDEAFNVAFFEDDKLIDKKRVSGISGEAELNFSWKPREEGLHTLSVKVDCDDEVEESDEGNNFKSVMVWAGLPDLFVSLERVEVPVLYSNATNPIFVDAGGIAPAFNVSLFVNGTLVDTQRLIAESAEEKLNTTLHWKPNRTGRYELRVFVDSGNEVSERDEQNNNVTIQKEVVLPDLIPVAANTPPHLFYNESNRVRVNISGAGDDFNVTLLVSGGHCPDTDENCTLNESESEVIGKKNISFYGNTSVSFTWKPERVGKCNLTVLVDPDDDLYEANETNNNMTRKVRVYERIPVEIIAPGGGETWKGTKEIRWNASFRKPVSIDIWYSPNRGKKWVVIAQNTENDGVFAWDTKTVADGYDYSIKIEAYAEDAYGEAKSNLFTISNRGTEKSWKGFHANAGFALSTTPNAPDLLWTSPNIGAVPSSSLIIANGKIYVLCTDGRKGWVTCLDEDTGNTEWKSNPRGEWGEMSWATPAYYNGKIYVPMRGTITVWVQHQDSMVANPYSVGAVALHEIDAASGDANVYYYPGGTKETVNAVNGGALAAYDTVFFNTYNNRTYYKVGSEHKFTGEDIVSLAKVNKGGNYLFRLQDDTGRPIAVEDWDRGGGYDWAFRVDEAYAMSTPGAGYGNIYVGGGNMGFNSGKLYCVNEATGKRNWKRSYPASVFCSPTVVGGNVYITTYGSSAATSGVYAVDAMNGERVWDHRWKTGERPSDSTPAYAPFDDGYVYVAGGGGRTLKDTFVACLDATNGNLKWDVHTKVDKKGLLHYIGYWTNSPVVSIDRKVFVGEPVGGSMSFEYQGLWCLGALTGKEIWHTEYGGSTVAIANGRVYTSGGGRVFAYGPEHLPDLVVESIETLEDHDHGRKIYAGVPTPINVTIKNIGEGDANGTFSLSLQYGEGEIDDKEVDSLKKDEVKTVEFWWTPPVVSQPRNYTLQAEVNANKGVNEADLTNNRKSTEVTVYPQPPDIELVKIDAPSRAEVGESCSIRVEVRNNGA